The proteins below come from a single Limosilactobacillus reuteri genomic window:
- a CDS encoding sugar phosphate isomerase/epimerase family protein, protein MKHQYICKSSAEKLGALFAIEPGINHPLYDNYAVRRVLDAVDSPNLFVIFDLANLISKDNYKDQGTILSEAARLYGPQICTFHLKDVDFINGQKVTVPFGSGIIDVDRYISFINQLKPFTFATFEATKENQLDSALAVFHQAEKKSKAIIKALQ, encoded by the coding sequence TTGAAGCATCAATATATTTGTAAATCGTCCGCAGAAAAGTTAGGAGCTTTATTTGCAATTGAACCAGGGATAAATCATCCCCTTTATGATAATTACGCAGTTCGCCGAGTTCTAGACGCAGTAGACAGCCCAAACCTATTTGTAATTTTTGACCTTGCCAACCTTATTTCAAAGGATAACTATAAAGATCAGGGCACCATCTTAAGCGAGGCAGCTCGATTATACGGCCCGCAAATCTGTACCTTTCATTTAAAAGATGTTGATTTTATTAATGGCCAAAAAGTAACGGTTCCATTTGGTTCTGGAATCATCGATGTTGATCGATATATTAGCTTTATCAATCAACTCAAACCCTTTACTTTTGCAACTTTTGAGGCGACAAAGGAGAATCAATTAGATTCAGCACTAGCAGTATTTCATCAAGCTGAGAAAAAATCCAAGGCAATTATAAAAGCCCTACAGTAG
- the kduD gene encoding 2-dehydro-3-deoxy-D-gluconate 5-dehydrogenase KduD has product MAQSQEEIKQNEAALDKFKMSAFDLSGKVAIITGGNTGLGQGYAVALAEAGADIFIPTHGTQGWDATREMIEKRGRKVDFMQVDLTKPGVAQKVVDQAIKTFGHLDILINNAGMIKRNPILESKDADWDTVININLNAVYHMSMAAAKVFAKQGHGKIINIGSMLSFQGGKFIPSYTASKHGVAGLTKSFASEMGAYGVQVNAIAPGYIKTANTAPIRADKARNQEILDRIPAGHWAEPHELMGVAVFLASDAANYVNGTIMPVDGGYLVR; this is encoded by the coding sequence ATGGCTCAATCACAAGAAGAAATCAAACAAAATGAAGCAGCCCTTGACAAGTTTAAGATGTCTGCATTTGACTTAAGCGGTAAGGTTGCAATTATTACTGGCGGGAATACTGGTTTAGGTCAAGGCTATGCTGTTGCCTTAGCTGAAGCCGGTGCTGATATTTTTATTCCAACACATGGTACGCAAGGCTGGGACGCTACCCGCGAGATGATTGAAAAGCGTGGTCGCAAGGTTGACTTTATGCAGGTTGACTTAACTAAGCCGGGTGTTGCACAAAAGGTTGTTGACCAAGCAATTAAGACGTTTGGACATCTTGATATTTTGATTAATAATGCGGGAATGATTAAACGAAATCCAATTCTAGAATCAAAAGACGCCGACTGGGACACGGTAATTAATATTAACTTAAATGCTGTTTACCATATGTCGATGGCCGCAGCAAAGGTTTTCGCAAAACAAGGTCATGGGAAAATTATTAACATTGGTTCAATGCTTTCTTTCCAAGGTGGAAAGTTTATACCATCCTATACTGCATCTAAACACGGGGTTGCAGGTTTAACAAAATCATTTGCTAGTGAGATGGGAGCGTATGGGGTTCAAGTTAATGCGATTGCTCCTGGTTATATTAAGACTGCTAATACCGCACCCATTCGAGCAGATAAAGCGCGAAATCAAGAAATCCTTGATCGAATTCCGGCTGGGCACTGGGCTGAACCGCATGAATTAATGGGTGTTGCAGTGTTCTTGGCAAGTGATGCTGCTAATTATGTTAATGGGACGATCATGCCGGTCGACGGCGGATATTTGGTTCGATAA
- a CDS encoding IclR family transcriptional regulator: MENKLYGAVLLKARQILDYIASASEAPTLRELDEQLDISKPTIYKILKTLEYCGYVRVEGEDKHYYLGTIFLQYAQAVNNSFNIEEIAKPYLKELRDATNETVNLGIIESKSVVLLSKLESTNSIKLVSYIGGKMHMYSSAMGKAVLATYNDKQLSEYLTGITFEKLTAKTIDNEQALLTNLNETRAQGYSIDDVENQPGVYCLGFALVKNGHTFGAFSISTPEYRMDDKKKEQFVKLGQQTQQKILNAI; encoded by the coding sequence ATGGAAAATAAATTATACGGTGCTGTGTTATTAAAAGCACGCCAGATTCTTGATTATATCGCAAGTGCTTCCGAAGCGCCGACCCTCCGTGAATTAGATGAACAACTTGATATTTCAAAGCCCACAATCTATAAAATACTAAAAACTTTAGAATACTGCGGATATGTTCGGGTAGAAGGAGAAGATAAGCACTACTACTTAGGGACGATTTTTCTTCAGTATGCGCAAGCAGTTAATAATTCTTTCAATATAGAAGAAATTGCTAAACCATATTTAAAGGAGCTTCGTGACGCAACCAATGAAACGGTTAATCTTGGTATTATCGAGAGTAAAAGTGTCGTCCTTCTCTCAAAGCTGGAAAGCACTAATAGTATCAAACTGGTATCGTATATTGGCGGTAAGATGCACATGTACTCTTCTGCAATGGGGAAAGCGGTGTTAGCTACTTATAACGACAAACAATTATCCGAATACTTAACGGGCATCACTTTTGAAAAGCTAACCGCAAAGACAATCGATAATGAACAAGCACTGCTAACTAATCTCAATGAAACAAGGGCGCAGGGATATTCAATTGACGATGTTGAAAATCAGCCAGGGGTCTACTGCCTCGGCTTTGCCTTAGTAAAAAATGGTCATACTTTTGGCGCATTTAGTATTAGTACTCCTGAATACCGGATGGACGATAAGAAAAAAGAACAGTTCGTAAAATTAGGGCAACAAACTCAACAAAAGATCTTAAATGCAATTTAG
- a CDS encoding LysR family transcriptional regulator: MDTRVLKYFLAVAQTNNITKAAEQLHITQPTLSRQIMDLEAELDVKLFDRENRRLQLTKAGIIFQQRATTIVQLLHQTENELHQHEEELTGEINLGSAVSSVSSYITKLIAEFQKLYPNVIFNLSDGDGDVLRRQLDEGLDDLVCLLEPVEAAKYNFLELPVREKWGLIMLKDAPIAKHSTVTKKDLYKLPLILPHRSIVRDEVSDILKLNQTRLNVRATTSLPGNTIALLRNSNYYVLTVKGVYDNFHDPDLAFVPLPPNKSTGDVLAWRKNTVLSPAIKKFLQFVNEEIQES, from the coding sequence ATGGATACCCGTGTATTAAAATACTTTTTAGCTGTTGCTCAAACTAATAATATCACTAAAGCTGCGGAACAATTGCATATTACGCAGCCGACCTTATCACGACAAATTATGGATTTAGAAGCAGAACTGGACGTGAAGCTTTTTGATCGTGAAAATCGGCGGTTGCAATTAACCAAGGCCGGTATCATTTTCCAACAGCGAGCAACGACAATAGTACAATTATTACATCAAACAGAAAATGAACTCCACCAGCACGAAGAAGAGTTAACTGGTGAAATTAACCTTGGTTCAGCTGTCTCAAGCGTCTCCTCATATATCACAAAATTAATCGCTGAATTTCAAAAACTTTATCCTAATGTTATCTTTAATTTATCTGACGGTGATGGTGATGTCCTTCGACGCCAATTAGATGAAGGATTGGATGATCTTGTGTGCTTATTAGAACCGGTTGAAGCCGCTAAGTATAACTTCCTCGAATTACCCGTTCGTGAAAAATGGGGACTGATAATGCTTAAAGATGCACCTATTGCCAAGCATTCAACTGTCACAAAAAAAGATCTTTACAAGCTTCCCTTAATCCTTCCTCATCGTAGCATTGTTCGGGATGAAGTTAGCGATATTTTAAAACTTAACCAAACGCGGTTAAATGTTCGTGCAACTACTAGCTTGCCAGGAAATACCATTGCACTATTAAGAAACAGCAATTACTATGTCTTAACGGTTAAAGGAGTCTACGATAATTTTCATGATCCAGACTTAGCTTTTGTCCCGCTTCCCCCTAATAAATCGACTGGGGATGTCCTAGCTTGGCGTAAGAATACCGTCCTTTCACCAGCTATCAAGAAATTTTTACAATTTGTTAATGAAGAAATTCAAGAATCCTAA
- a CDS encoding flavodoxin family protein — MARQALILYYSQFGNTAKLAGQIHEATSADIVRVKVAANVFPLDMQETGRIYQQQRKNHDLPKLVTDVPNLAYYDLLLIGGPVWNEKVASPILSLLQQLQSFNGEVAPFSTGWSETGNYQQDFINHAGKLNVTDGYHILTHGTPAFNQKSLFSWLRKL; from the coding sequence ATGGCAAGGCAAGCATTGATTTTATACTATTCACAATTTGGCAACACGGCTAAGTTAGCTGGCCAAATTCATGAAGCAACGAGTGCTGATATTGTTCGGGTTAAAGTTGCTGCTAATGTCTTTCCGCTTGATATGCAGGAAACAGGAAGAATTTATCAACAGCAACGTAAAAATCATGATTTACCCAAGTTAGTGACGGACGTACCTAACTTGGCTTATTATGATTTGCTTTTAATAGGCGGACCAGTTTGGAATGAAAAAGTTGCTTCTCCCATCTTATCTTTATTACAACAATTGCAGAGCTTTAACGGTGAAGTGGCACCTTTTAGCACCGGCTGGAGTGAAACAGGTAATTATCAGCAAGATTTCATTAATCATGCTGGCAAATTAAATGTCACTGATGGCTATCATATTCTGACGCACGGCACGCCCGCATTTAACCAAAAATCATTATTTTCTTGGCTACGAAAATTATAA
- a CDS encoding YigZ family protein, whose protein sequence is MTEPYLTIAKNTTYEQTIKKSRFICSIARVSSDEEAQQFIASIQAANKKATHNCFAYMIGDNDQIQRESDNGEPSGTAGIPILESLKLAKIHNVVAVVTRYFGGIKLGAGGLIRAYSNTTTEAIHQAGLVQRIKQEILKITVTYALHDLLLYYLKENNLEVASEEYGVNVETSIYVNETDLKDIKEKLINRFNDQLQITEGDQRFNEIRVLKNSG, encoded by the coding sequence ATGACAGAACCATATTTAACAATTGCCAAAAACACTACTTATGAGCAAACAATTAAAAAATCACGATTTATTTGCTCCATTGCCCGTGTCTCCTCAGATGAAGAAGCTCAACAGTTTATTGCCAGTATTCAAGCAGCTAATAAAAAAGCTACTCACAATTGTTTTGCATACATGATTGGTGACAACGACCAGATCCAGCGAGAAAGTGATAATGGCGAGCCAAGCGGAACTGCGGGAATTCCGATCCTTGAATCGCTTAAACTTGCAAAGATCCACAATGTCGTAGCAGTGGTTACCCGTTATTTCGGCGGGATTAAGCTAGGCGCAGGTGGTCTCATCCGGGCATATAGCAATACAACTACTGAAGCAATCCACCAGGCTGGTCTCGTCCAACGGATCAAGCAAGAAATTCTAAAAATCACTGTTACCTATGCTCTTCACGATCTCCTTCTTTACTACCTCAAGGAGAACAATCTTGAGGTTGCTAGTGAGGAGTACGGGGTTAATGTTGAAACAAGTATTTATGTAAACGAAACTGACTTAAAAGATATCAAAGAGAAGCTCATTAATCGTTTTAACGACCAGCTTCAAATAACTGAGGGCGATCAGCGATTTAACGAAATTCGGGTATTAAAAAATTCAGGTTAG
- a CDS encoding DEAD/DEAH box helicase — protein sequence MDLENYYGRRVLASRHEVKQSGIQELPTIRIDAGNIRCYRCNHVTAKSLGALPQGEFYCPHCINLGRVSTLNKFYHVPEPNQFTVTEPVLTWKGKLSPLQQQASEKISRGMADHVQQLLWAVTGAGKTEMMFAGIAAAIERGERIGIASPRVDVCLELFPRLKAAFANCDIALLHGRQELPYHYAQLTICTTHQLLRFYHAFDNLIIDEVDAFPYAANASLLYATKQAIKENGGCLYLTATPGDALLREIKSKRLVVNYLPLRYHGHLLPQIKVRLAFGWRRRLERQQLPPQVIQQLQETLKEGHHFLLFVPHIADLALVEAALRHSFTTFRFATVHASDLERLEKVQKMRDGDYDFLVTTSILERGVTFPEIDVYVLGADDPVFSSSALVQIAGRAGRSQSRPTGRVIFWINCNCRQVNQAVSQVKYLNRKGQRLIDGVSFVQ from the coding sequence ATGGATCTAGAAAATTATTATGGGAGACGAGTCTTGGCTTCGCGTCATGAGGTGAAACAATCAGGAATTCAAGAACTGCCAACAATCAGAATTGACGCTGGTAATATCAGATGCTATCGCTGCAATCATGTCACGGCAAAATCGCTGGGCGCTTTGCCACAAGGCGAGTTCTATTGTCCGCATTGCATTAATCTTGGACGCGTTTCAACGTTAAATAAATTTTATCATGTTCCAGAGCCAAATCAATTTACGGTTACTGAACCGGTATTAACCTGGAAAGGGAAATTGTCGCCTCTTCAGCAACAAGCTTCAGAAAAAATTTCCCGGGGAATGGCTGACCATGTCCAACAATTATTATGGGCAGTTACGGGTGCCGGAAAGACTGAGATGATGTTTGCAGGTATTGCGGCAGCTATTGAACGTGGTGAGAGAATTGGAATAGCTTCTCCACGAGTAGATGTTTGTTTAGAATTATTTCCCCGTTTAAAAGCTGCCTTTGCTAATTGTGATATTGCTCTTTTGCATGGTCGACAAGAATTACCTTATCATTATGCCCAACTGACTATTTGCACAACCCATCAATTGCTTCGTTTCTATCATGCTTTTGATAATTTAATTATTGATGAAGTAGATGCCTTTCCGTATGCTGCTAATGCTTCGTTATTATATGCGACTAAGCAAGCAATAAAAGAGAACGGAGGGTGTCTTTACTTAACTGCGACCCCAGGTGATGCTTTGCTGCGAGAAATTAAAAGTAAACGATTAGTTGTTAATTATTTGCCTCTTCGTTATCATGGGCATTTACTTCCACAAATAAAAGTTAGACTAGCTTTTGGATGGCGGCGACGATTAGAACGTCAGCAATTACCCCCGCAAGTTATTCAACAGTTGCAGGAAACGCTAAAGGAAGGCCATCACTTTTTGCTATTTGTTCCTCATATTGCAGATTTAGCATTGGTTGAAGCTGCATTACGGCATTCTTTTACAACTTTCCGCTTTGCTACTGTTCATGCAAGTGATCTAGAACGATTAGAAAAAGTCCAAAAAATGCGTGATGGTGATTACGACTTTTTAGTTACGACTTCTATTCTTGAACGGGGAGTCACTTTTCCAGAAATTGATGTCTATGTTTTGGGTGCCGATGATCCAGTCTTTTCTTCATCCGCATTAGTGCAAATTGCTGGTCGAGCTGGACGTTCGCAAAGTCGACCAACTGGGCGGGTTATTTTTTGGATCAATTGTAATTGTCGACAAGTTAATCAAGCTGTTTCTCAGGTGAAGTACTTGAATCGGAAAGGTCAAAGGTTGATAGATGGAGTGTCTTTTGTGCAATAA
- a CDS encoding ComF family protein yields the protein MRWDDHGCAGCGKENINKNGFLCADCQTWKKLYGWYLHHRGLYRYNEAMKEYMQRYKFNGDYRLCVVFQRELSKVVNEQKADLIVPIPVTSTTMQTRGFNQVIGLLREVPYQSILRTKISSKVAQSSKTKEERLATKQPFILDAPEKVINKKVLLVDDVYTTGRTLYHAANLFKQAGCKEIGSVSLAR from the coding sequence GTGCGCTGGGATGATCACGGATGTGCAGGATGCGGTAAAGAAAATATTAATAAAAATGGTTTCTTATGTGCAGACTGTCAGACTTGGAAGAAACTTTATGGTTGGTACTTGCATCATCGAGGATTATATCGGTATAACGAGGCGATGAAAGAGTATATGCAACGTTATAAATTTAATGGCGATTACCGTTTATGCGTGGTATTTCAGCGTGAACTTAGCAAAGTGGTTAATGAACAGAAAGCAGATTTAATTGTCCCGATTCCAGTAACGTCGACAACGATGCAAACGCGTGGCTTTAATCAGGTTATTGGTCTATTACGCGAAGTACCTTACCAATCGATCTTACGAACTAAGATAAGTTCAAAAGTGGCACAATCAAGCAAGACAAAGGAAGAGCGACTTGCAACTAAACAGCCATTCATACTTGATGCACCAGAAAAAGTAATTAATAAAAAGGTTCTTTTAGTTGATGATGTTTATACTACAGGAAGGACACTGTATCATGCGGCAAATCTTTTTAAGCAAGCTGGCTGTAAAGAGATTGGTAGCGTTTCACTAGCACGTTAA
- the hpf gene encoding ribosome hibernation-promoting factor, HPF/YfiA family, with protein MLKFNIRGENVEVTESIRDYVVKRISKLQKFFEDSVEATAHVNLKVYPNRTYKVEVTIPLPYLTLRAEETSNDMYGSIDLVTDKLERQIRKYKTKVNRKSREKGLKNLEFIPSDNDGTDGQDDELKIVRTKQVSLKPMDPEEAVLQMDMLGHNFFIFQDAETNGTSIVYRRNDGRYGLIEAE; from the coding sequence ATGTTAAAGTTCAATATTCGTGGTGAAAATGTCGAAGTTACTGAGTCAATTCGTGATTACGTTGTAAAGCGAATCAGCAAGCTTCAAAAGTTCTTTGAAGATAGTGTTGAAGCTACCGCCCACGTGAACTTAAAAGTTTATCCAAACCGGACGTATAAGGTTGAAGTAACAATTCCACTTCCATACCTAACGTTGCGGGCAGAAGAGACTTCTAATGATATGTATGGAAGTATTGACTTAGTTACTGATAAGCTTGAACGGCAAATCCGGAAGTACAAGACGAAGGTTAACCGTAAGTCACGTGAAAAGGGCTTAAAGAACCTTGAATTCATCCCATCTGATAATGATGGAACAGATGGACAAGATGATGAATTAAAGATTGTACGGACGAAGCAAGTTTCATTAAAGCCAATGGATCCTGAAGAAGCTGTCCTTCAAATGGATATGCTTGGACACAATTTCTTTATCTTCCAAGATGCTGAAACTAATGGTACAAGCATTGTTTACCGTCGTAATGATGGTCGTTATGGCTTGATTGAAGCTGAATAG